A stretch of the Bacteroidota bacterium genome encodes the following:
- a CDS encoding T9SS type A sorting domain-containing protein has translation MLRKSIAFIACFSFLSTTSFSQDWVNKLQDPTVNFYDVQKSFNDYWKKEEKKEKFKSFFNFKNKTEKESEGYVLYKRWEHFIEPRVYPSGDRTLLSKGHEELEKLIVNPAQRSSMMTGGNWTPLGAFTVPTNGGGAGRLNCVAFHPTNPNIIWVGSPAGGLWKSINAGLSWTTATDNLPTLGVNDIAIDPTNPNVMYIGTGDQDASDTYGVGVLKSIDGGISWAITGLNWTTNQGRSVGRLLINPNDHNMIFAATSTGVFKSPDAGITWTKVLGTGNIKDLEFKPGDPTVIYAASTAGFYKSVNTGLSFTIVSTTAGLPFSSSINRIAIGVSAANSSYVYLLYSASRSSSYKGLYLSTNSGTSFNLQSSTPNLFGWEYDGSDGGGQGWYTLSLDVSPVDASEVVVGGVNIWKSYNAGLDWNCVAHWWGDGGLPYVHADIHSLAYRPDGSELYATTDGGLYVTNDGASSWQDKSNGLQIGQMYRLGNSVTNANLVMQGWQDNGSSLYDAGAFNRVLGGDGMECFIDWSDPNYVYGEYQNGGLQGSDDGGNNFDNLVNNIDEPGQWVTPWMQDPVDPQTIYAGFENVWKSTNRGLFWTKISTFNSSGLIVLEVAKSNPLYIYAATSSTIYKTTDGGTTWSIVPYPSSSGSASITAIEVSTTNPNIIWLTRSGYTAGTKVFKSIDGGTNWTNLSGSLPNIPVNCVVNQTGTNDGVYVGTELGVYYIDNDLTSWMPYSNGLPNVIVDELEIHYGTNKLRAATYGRGLWESTIFDPLSNLPFANFAGDTLSGCPGFNVQFYDSTMNAPTAWSWSFPGGTPSTSNLQNPVVTYNTPGLYNNVTLVVTNAFGTDSVTKYSYIAVSPAVKPTITLSKNDTICFGQTILLLASNGSSHLWNPTGQITYLINVSSTSSHCVTVTDVFGCKLSSDTVDIYEAALPPIPSITISNDTLFSNFPTGNQWLNGGVIIPGATDSFYVLPWFGLTITLQQIDSVTGCFSTSTPFVGIDEMGENGISYSVYPNPSNGIVNLIFQSSFTSDVVVELTDVMGRLIYTKKYDSFNGREESLLDVSTYEKGVYLLAIKNSKGSVSKKVVVY, from the coding sequence ATGCTACGTAAATCGATTGCCTTTATTGCTTGCTTTTCTTTTTTATCAACCACTTCTTTTTCTCAGGATTGGGTTAATAAACTTCAAGATCCTACTGTGAATTTTTATGACGTCCAAAAATCATTTAATGATTATTGGAAAAAGGAGGAAAAGAAAGAAAAATTCAAATCCTTTTTTAATTTTAAAAACAAAACAGAAAAAGAAAGTGAAGGTTATGTGTTATACAAACGTTGGGAACATTTCATTGAACCTCGAGTGTATCCCAGTGGAGATAGAACTTTATTATCGAAAGGCCATGAAGAGCTAGAGAAATTAATTGTGAATCCTGCACAGCGAAGCTCGATGATGACAGGAGGCAACTGGACACCCTTAGGCGCTTTTACAGTACCTACAAACGGTGGAGGAGCCGGACGTTTAAATTGTGTTGCTTTTCATCCTACAAATCCAAATATCATATGGGTAGGTTCACCTGCAGGTGGATTATGGAAATCAATAAATGCAGGATTAAGTTGGACCACTGCGACAGATAATCTTCCAACTTTAGGAGTGAATGATATTGCCATTGACCCGACTAACCCGAACGTCATGTATATTGGAACTGGTGATCAAGATGCCAGCGATACCTATGGGGTTGGCGTTTTGAAATCCATTGATGGTGGTATTTCCTGGGCTATCACTGGATTAAATTGGACAACGAATCAAGGAAGAAGCGTTGGCAGACTTTTAATTAATCCAAATGATCACAATATGATTTTTGCTGCAACTTCTACTGGTGTCTTCAAATCACCTGATGCCGGTATTACTTGGACAAAGGTGCTAGGAACAGGAAATATTAAAGATTTGGAATTTAAACCCGGTGATCCTACCGTAATTTATGCGGCTTCTACTGCAGGTTTTTACAAATCGGTAAATACAGGATTAAGCTTTACAATTGTTTCTACTACTGCAGGTTTACCTTTCAGTTCTTCTATTAATAGAATTGCCATCGGAGTTTCTGCTGCAAACTCTTCATACGTTTACTTATTATATTCGGCTTCTAGAAGTAGTTCATACAAAGGACTGTATTTATCAACCAACTCCGGAACATCTTTTAATTTACAAAGCAGTACACCAAACTTATTTGGATGGGAATATGATGGAAGCGATGGAGGGGGGCAAGGTTGGTATACATTGTCACTAGATGTTTCTCCCGTTGATGCATCGGAAGTAGTTGTGGGCGGTGTTAATATTTGGAAATCCTATAACGCAGGATTAGATTGGAACTGCGTTGCACACTGGTGGGGTGACGGTGGTTTACCTTACGTTCACGCAGATATCCATAGTTTGGCCTATCGACCTGATGGATCTGAGCTTTATGCAACAACTGATGGCGGATTATACGTGACCAATGATGGCGCAAGTAGTTGGCAAGATAAAAGTAATGGATTACAAATTGGACAGATGTATCGTTTGGGAAATTCGGTTACAAATGCAAATCTAGTAATGCAAGGTTGGCAAGACAATGGCTCTAGTTTATATGATGCTGGTGCTTTTAATAGGGTTCTCGGGGGTGATGGAATGGAATGCTTTATTGATTGGAGTGATCCGAATTATGTGTATGGTGAATATCAAAATGGTGGATTACAAGGCTCTGATGATGGTGGAAATAATTTTGATAATCTTGTAAATAATATTGATGAACCTGGACAATGGGTGACACCTTGGATGCAAGATCCGGTTGATCCGCAAACCATTTATGCGGGATTTGAAAATGTTTGGAAGTCAACTAACAGAGGGCTTTTTTGGACGAAGATATCAACCTTCAATTCGAGCGGATTAATTGTATTGGAAGTTGCAAAATCGAATCCGCTTTATATCTATGCTGCAACATCTAGCACAATTTATAAAACAACAGATGGTGGAACGACATGGTCAATTGTCCCTTATCCTTCTTCCAGTGGTTCTGCCTCTATAACTGCAATCGAAGTTTCTACAACTAATCCGAATATTATTTGGCTCACACGTTCAGGATATACTGCCGGAACAAAAGTGTTTAAATCAATTGATGGTGGAACTAATTGGACCAACTTGTCAGGAAGCTTACCTAATATTCCAGTGAATTGTGTGGTTAATCAAACGGGTACGAATGACGGTGTTTATGTTGGAACTGAATTAGGAGTTTATTATATTGATAATGATTTAACGTCTTGGATGCCGTATTCAAACGGATTGCCAAATGTTATTGTGGATGAATTGGAAATTCATTATGGCACAAATAAATTGCGAGCTGCAACCTATGGAAGAGGTTTGTGGGAGTCTACTATTTTTGATCCATTATCCAATTTGCCATTTGCGAATTTTGCTGGTGATACCTTGAGTGGTTGCCCGGGCTTTAATGTGCAATTTTATGATAGCACAATGAATGCCCCAACTGCTTGGAGTTGGTCGTTCCCTGGAGGAACGCCTTCTACCTCAAACTTGCAAAATCCGGTTGTTACTTATAATACCCCGGGACTTTATAACAATGTAACCTTGGTTGTTACAAATGCTTTTGGAACCGATTCGGTAACAAAATACAGCTATATCGCTGTGAGTCCTGCTGTAAAACCTACCATTACGTTATCGAAAAATGATACGATATGTTTTGGTCAAACAATTTTGCTATTAGCAAGTAATGGTAGCAGTCACTTATGGAATCCTACTGGACAAATAACCTATTTAATAAATGTTAGTTCTACAAGTTCTCATTGTGTTACAGTAACAGATGTTTTTGGATGTAAATTGTCATCGGATACAGTTGATATTTATGAAGCTGCTTTGCCTCCGATTCCATCAATTACAATAAGCAACGACACATTGTTTTCAAATTTTCCAACTGGGAATCAATGGTTGAATGGGGGAGTAATTATTCCAGGAGCAACAGATTCCTTTTATGTTTTGCCTTGGTTTGGCTTAACCATCACCTTACAGCAAATTGATAGCGTGACTGGTTGTTTTTCAACTTCAACACCTTTTGTAGGAATTGATGAAATGGGAGAGAATGGTATTTCTTATTCTGTGTACCCGAACCCATCGAATGGAATTGTAAATCTTATTTTTCAGTCGAGTTTTACCAGCGATGTGGTTGTTGAACTTACAGATGTAATGGGACGATTGATTTATACTAAAAAGTACGATTCCTTTAATGGACGCGAGGAAAGTCTCTTGGATGTTTCAACTTACGAAAAAGGGGTTTACCTCTTAGCCATAAAAAACAGTAAAGGTTCAGTTAGCAAAAAGGTGGTGGTGTATTGA
- a CDS encoding T9SS type A sorting domain-containing protein — protein sequence MKRIYTLLFASALSTLSFSQGMIQGFTIDPAAPTTTDIVKVYVDVMFPTMGCGVDNQGHSTTGSSTTGYAHHCLGMLSAICTTVDTFNLGTLSAGTHTFSLTLTSGLGGPPCTPGFAPDDNESTSFVVSTPVGITEYDVNASSVVFPNPMNGKATIHVAEFIQLKNAECRVMDVMGKTVKTIHSIHTNEFLIERDKLSEGIYFYQIMQNGTLISKGKLVIE from the coding sequence ATGAAAAGAATATACACATTGCTATTCGCCAGCGCTCTATCTACCCTTTCTTTTTCACAAGGAATGATACAAGGTTTCACGATTGACCCTGCGGCACCAACAACCACAGATATAGTGAAAGTGTATGTAGATGTGATGTTTCCCACAATGGGTTGTGGAGTTGACAATCAAGGACATTCCACTACTGGAAGTTCAACAACCGGCTATGCTCACCATTGCCTAGGTATGTTGTCTGCCATTTGCACAACCGTTGATACATTTAATTTAGGAACGTTATCAGCAGGTACCCACACCTTTTCGTTAACACTAACAAGCGGATTGGGTGGACCGCCTTGCACTCCTGGATTTGCTCCAGATGATAATGAATCAACCAGTTTTGTTGTTTCTACACCAGTGGGAATAACCGAATATGATGTTAATGCGAGTAGTGTTGTTTTTCCAAATCCAATGAATGGAAAAGCGACTATACATGTTGCTGAATTTATTCAACTAAAAAATGCTGAATGCAGAGTGATGGATGTTATGGGGAAAACTGTAAAAACCATTCATTCCATTCATACCAATGAATTTCTAATCGAAAGAGATAAACTATCCGAAGGAATTTATTTTTATCAAATTATGCAGAATGGAACACTTATTAGTAAAGGGAAGTTGGTGATTGAGTAA